DNA from Acidobacteriota bacterium:
AGGAAGATCCCTACGCCGTCTATGACGAGCTAGATTTCGAGATCTGCACGGCCGCGAGCTGCGACGTTCTCGGCCGGGTCGTGGTCCGCGTCAAAGAGCTGCTCGAGTCCTACAAGATGATCGAGCAGATGGTCCGCAACCTGCCGGACGGCGACATCGCCGTCAAGGCGCCCCGCAAGGCCAAGCCGGGCGAGGCCCTGGCCCGCTACGAGGCGCCCCGCGGCGAGAACACCCACTTCGTCAAGTCCAACGGCTCCGACAGGCCCGAGCGGCTCAAGGTCCGGGCGCCCACGCTGGCCAACTACCCGGCCACGATCGAGATGCTGAAAAAGGGCTTCATCGCCGACATCCCCCTGATCTTCGCCGCCATCGACCCCTGCATCTGCTGCGCCGAGCGGGCCGTGACCCTGGTCGACGCCCGCAACGGCGCGGAGTCCATCGTCCTGATGAGCGAGCTCCGCCGGCGGGCGCTCGGCCGGGCCAAGAATGCCCCCGTGAAAGGGAACGCGGTATGGCCGTTCTGAGAACTCTCCTCTACCTCCTGGTCTATCCCGGGATCCTGTTCCTGTTCATCTACTCGACGTTCTGCGAGTGGTTCGACCGCAAGGTCTACGCCCGGTTCCAGAACCGGATGGGCCCGACGCACACGGGCCGGTTCGGCCTGCTCCAGCCCATCGCCGATTTCTTCAAGCTCATGGCCAAGGAAGACATCGTGCCCGAGGCGGCCGACAAGGGCTTCTTCAACGCCCTGCCGGCCGTCGGCCTGGCCGTCGTGTCGACGGCGGCCCTGCTCCTGCCCGTCTGGAACTTCGACCTGGGCGCGCCAAGCTGGACCTCGTTCTCGGGCGACATCATCGTCATGCTCTACCTCCTGAGCCTGCCGACCCTGATCCTGTTCCTGGCCGCCTGGTCCTCGACCAACCTCTTCTCGACGATCGGCGGCGCCCGCGTCCTGACGATGCTCTTCGGCTACGAGGTGCCCCTCTTCCTGTCCGTCCTGAGCCCGGCCCTCCTGGCCAACTCCTGGCGTCTGGCCGAGATCGCGGCCTTCTACCAGAGGAAGCCCGTCCTGCTCCTGGCCAACCTGCTCGGCTTCGTCGTGGCCCTGGTGGCCGTCCAGGCCAAGCTCGAGCGCACCCCGTTCGACATCCCCGACGCCGAGACCGAGATCGTCGGCGGCACGTTCACCGAGTACAGCGGCAAGAAGCTGGCCTTGTTCCGGCTGATGTTCGACGTCGAGATGGTGGTCGCCAGCGGCCTCCTGGCCGCCGTGTTCCTGGGCGGCTTCCCGGGCGGCGCGATCGTCGGCTTCCTCCATTTCGCCGTCAAGACCCTGTTCATCATCTTCCTCCTGTCCCTCCTCCGGGCCCTGACCTCGCGGATCCGCGTCGACCAGGTCATCTCCCTGTCGTGGAAGGTCCTGACGCCGCTGGCCGTCGGCCAGATCCTGATCGCCATCCTGCTGAAGGGATTCCTGAAATGAAAATAGCCGCCTTCCTGCCCGAGCTTCTGCGCCACCTCTTCAAGAAGCCGG
Protein-coding regions in this window:
- a CDS encoding complex I subunit 1 family protein, which gives rise to MAVLRTLLYLLVYPGILFLFIYSTFCEWFDRKVYARFQNRMGPTHTGRFGLLQPIADFFKLMAKEDIVPEAADKGFFNALPAVGLAVVSTAALLLPVWNFDLGAPSWTSFSGDIIVMLYLLSLPTLILFLAAWSSTNLFSTIGGARVLTMLFGYEVPLFLSVLSPALLANSWRLAEIAAFYQRKPVLLLANLLGFVVALVAVQAKLERTPFDIPDAETEIVGGTFTEYSGKKLALFRLMFDVEMVVASGLLAAVFLGGFPGGAIVGFLHFAVKTLFIIFLLSLLRALTSRIRVDQVISLSWKVLTPLAVGQILIAILLKGFLK